A single Actinomadura algeriensis DNA region contains:
- a CDS encoding SRPBCC family protein yields MRFEITVDVAAPPERVWSVMADVERLPDLTPSMDGVELLDGPLRLSARARVRQPRLATAVWTVTEFTERESFAWESRAAGVTTTGGHFVRPAPDGGATLRLTLVQTGPLAPVIGLLFGRRARAYVTMEAHAVKKAAEAG; encoded by the coding sequence ATGCGCTTCGAGATCACCGTCGACGTCGCCGCGCCCCCCGAACGGGTCTGGAGCGTCATGGCCGACGTCGAACGCCTCCCCGACCTGACCCCCTCGATGGACGGCGTCGAGCTGCTCGACGGCCCCTTGCGGCTCTCCGCGCGCGCCCGCGTCCGGCAGCCGCGCCTCGCCACGGCCGTCTGGACGGTCACCGAGTTCACCGAGCGGGAGTCGTTCGCCTGGGAGTCGCGTGCGGCGGGCGTGACGACGACCGGCGGGCACTTCGTCCGTCCCGCCCCGGACGGCGGCGCGACGCTGCGGCTGACGCTCGTCCAGACGGGCCCGCTCGCACCGGTCATCGGCCTGCTGTTCGGCCGCCGCGCCCGCGCCTACGTCACGATGGAGGCGCACGCGGTCAAGAAGGCCGCCGAAGCGGGCTAG
- a CDS encoding LysR family transcriptional regulator, with the protein MDLSRLSTDALASFAVFADHLNFTRAAEELHISQPALHVKVQKLADTLGRPLYTRHGRRLALTPAGEAAARFARDLDARVASFLADLHGVSSRVPTLAAGEGAYLYLLGGVVRSGLKLINGDRPRTLAAVRTGRADVGVAVLDVLPADLTATVLATYPQVLVMPEGHPLAAAPALALADLAGTALIVPPPAGPHRVALERALRAAGVPWTVAVEAEGWPLMLHFVSLGVGLAVVNGCVAPSPGLVTREIIDLPPVPYHALHLPSRADDPLVTDLLAAVRTALRSH; encoded by the coding sequence ATGGATCTGAGCCGGCTGTCCACGGACGCGCTCGCCTCCTTCGCCGTCTTCGCCGACCACCTCAACTTCACCCGCGCCGCCGAAGAACTGCACATCTCCCAGCCCGCCCTCCACGTCAAAGTGCAGAAACTCGCCGACACCCTCGGCCGCCCCCTCTACACCCGGCACGGGCGCCGCCTCGCGCTCACCCCGGCCGGGGAGGCCGCCGCCCGGTTCGCCCGCGACCTCGACGCCCGCGTCGCGTCCTTCCTCGCGGACCTGCACGGCGTCTCGTCCCGCGTCCCCACGCTGGCCGCCGGGGAAGGCGCGTACCTGTACCTGCTCGGCGGCGTCGTCCGTTCCGGCCTCAAGCTGATCAACGGAGACCGGCCCCGCACCCTCGCCGCCGTCCGCACCGGCCGCGCCGACGTGGGCGTCGCCGTCCTGGACGTCCTGCCCGCCGACCTCACGGCCACCGTGCTCGCCACGTACCCGCAGGTCCTGGTCATGCCGGAGGGACATCCGCTCGCCGCCGCCCCCGCGCTCGCGCTCGCCGATCTCGCCGGGACCGCGCTGATCGTCCCGCCTCCCGCGGGCCCGCACCGGGTCGCGCTCGAACGCGCGCTGCGCGCCGCGGGCGTCCCCTGGACGGTCGCCGTCGAGGCCGAGGGATGGCCGCTGATGCTGCACTTCGTCTCGCTCGGCGTCGGCCTCGCCGTCGTCAACGGCTGCGTCGCGCCTTCCCCCGGCCTGGTCACCCGCGAGATCATCGACCTCCCACCCGTCCCCTACCACGCCCTGCACCTGCCGTCCCGTGCCGACGACCCGCTGGTCACCGACCTGCTGGCGGCCGTCCGCACAGCACTCCGGAGTCACTGA
- a CDS encoding RNA 2'-phosphotransferase, giving the protein MDERRAVRISKYLARHLRHRPDRIGLVLDREGWAEVGALLAAAARDGFPVTRAELDHVVASDGKGRYALDGNRIRAVQGHSVPVDLNLPVTPPPELLYHGTTGRFVAAIGREGLRPMGRHAVHLSPDRETARRVGARRGVPVVLVVRAGRMAADGHEFRVTSNGVWLTASVPPRYLR; this is encoded by the coding sequence ATGGACGAACGCCGCGCCGTGCGGATCTCGAAGTACCTCGCCCGTCACCTGCGCCATCGCCCCGACCGGATCGGCCTCGTCCTCGACCGGGAGGGCTGGGCCGAGGTCGGCGCACTCCTCGCGGCCGCCGCACGGGACGGTTTCCCCGTCACCCGTGCGGAACTCGACCACGTCGTCGCGTCCGACGGCAAAGGTCGCTACGCCCTCGACGGGAACCGGATCCGCGCCGTCCAGGGCCATTCGGTCCCCGTCGACCTGAACCTCCCGGTCACTCCCCCGCCGGAGCTGCTGTACCACGGGACGACCGGACGGTTCGTCGCCGCGATCGGGCGCGAGGGGCTCCGCCCGATGGGCCGCCACGCCGTCCACCTGTCCCCCGACCGGGAGACGGCGCGGCGGGTGGGCGCGCGCCGCGGCGTCCCCGTCGTCCTGGTCGTGCGGGCCGGGCGGATGGCCGCCGACGGGCACGAGTTCCGCGTCACCTCGAACGGCGTGTGGCTGACGGCGTCCGTCCCGCCCCGGTACCTGCGCTGA
- the rpsT gene encoding 30S ribosomal protein S20, whose translation MANIKSQIKRNKQNEKARLRNKAVKSELKTAIRKFREAADAGNVDGAVAAQRSAAQKLDKAVSKGVIHKNQAANRKSAIAKRAAALQAK comes from the coding sequence GTGGCTAACATCAAGTCCCAGATCAAGCGCAACAAGCAGAACGAGAAGGCCCGCCTGCGCAACAAGGCCGTCAAGTCGGAGCTGAAGACGGCGATCCGCAAGTTCCGCGAGGCCGCCGACGCCGGCAACGTCGATGGCGCCGTCGCCGCGCAGCGCAGCGCCGCCCAGAAGCTGGACAAGGCCGTCAGCAAGGGCGTCATCCACAAGAACCAGGCCGCGAACCGCAAGTCGGCCATCGCCAAGCGCGCCGCGGCCCTGCAGGCCAAGTAA
- the lepA gene encoding translation elongation factor 4: MPAPEPNKTDPAIIRNFCIIAHIDHGKSTLADRMLQLTGVVEERQMRAQYLDRMDIERERGITIKSQAVRLPWTRDGVEHVLNLIDTPGHVDFSYEVSRSLAACEGALLLVDAAQGIEAQTLANLYLAIEADLHIIPVLNKIDLPAAQPDKYAEEIAGIIGCDPSDVLRVSGKTGEGVAELLDRIVETVPAPVGDPDGPARALIFDSVYDTYRGVVTYVRIMDGHLSRREKSLMMSTGAAHETLEVGVIAPEPKPVGGLGVGEVGYLITGVKDVRQARVGDTVTTATRSAPKALGGYQDPKPMVFSGLYPVDGDQYPDLRDALDKLRLNDAALVYEPETSAALGFGFRCGFLGLLHMEIVRERLEREFDLSLISTAPNVVYRAVMEDGTEFTVTNPSEFPEGKVGAVYEPIVKATLLSPSEHIGAIMELCQGRRGELLGMDYLSPERVEIRYTLPLAEIIFDFYDQLKTRTRGYASLDYEPTDERESDLVKVDILLQGESVDAFSQIVHREKSREYGLMMTAKLKELIPRQQYEVPIQAAVGARIIARENIRAIRKDVLAKCYGGDISRKRKLLEKQKEGKKRMKTIGRVDVPQEAFVAALSTSGGGESAEKGKK; encoded by the coding sequence GTGCCAGCGCCTGAGCCCAACAAGACCGATCCCGCGATCATCCGCAACTTCTGCATCATCGCGCACATCGACCATGGAAAGTCGACGCTCGCGGACCGGATGCTGCAGTTGACCGGCGTCGTCGAGGAGCGCCAGATGCGCGCCCAGTACCTCGACCGCATGGACATCGAGCGCGAGCGCGGCATCACGATCAAGAGCCAGGCGGTCCGGCTGCCGTGGACGCGCGACGGCGTCGAGCACGTCCTGAACCTGATCGACACCCCGGGGCACGTCGACTTCTCCTACGAGGTGTCGCGGTCGCTCGCGGCGTGCGAGGGCGCGCTCCTGCTGGTGGACGCGGCGCAGGGCATCGAGGCGCAGACGCTCGCGAACCTGTACCTGGCGATCGAGGCCGACCTGCACATCATCCCGGTGCTCAACAAGATCGACCTGCCGGCGGCGCAGCCGGACAAGTACGCCGAGGAGATCGCGGGGATCATCGGCTGCGACCCGTCGGACGTCCTGCGCGTGTCGGGCAAGACGGGCGAGGGCGTGGCCGAGCTGCTGGACCGGATCGTCGAGACGGTCCCGGCGCCGGTCGGCGATCCCGACGGTCCCGCCCGCGCGCTGATCTTCGACTCGGTGTACGACACCTACCGCGGCGTCGTCACCTACGTCCGGATCATGGACGGGCACCTGTCGCGTCGTGAGAAGAGCCTGATGATGTCGACGGGCGCCGCGCACGAGACCCTCGAGGTCGGTGTGATCGCGCCCGAGCCGAAGCCGGTCGGCGGGCTCGGCGTCGGCGAGGTCGGCTACCTGATCACCGGGGTGAAGGACGTCCGGCAGGCGCGCGTCGGCGACACCGTGACGACCGCCACGCGGTCGGCGCCCAAGGCGCTCGGCGGCTACCAGGACCCCAAGCCCATGGTGTTCTCCGGGCTGTACCCGGTGGACGGCGACCAGTACCCCGACCTGCGCGACGCCCTCGACAAGCTGCGGCTGAACGACGCCGCGCTGGTGTACGAGCCGGAGACGTCGGCGGCCCTCGGGTTCGGGTTCCGCTGCGGCTTCCTCGGGCTCCTGCACATGGAGATCGTCCGGGAACGCCTGGAGCGCGAGTTCGACCTGTCGCTGATCTCCACCGCCCCGAACGTCGTGTACCGGGCGGTGATGGAGGACGGCACCGAGTTCACCGTCACCAACCCGAGCGAGTTTCCCGAGGGCAAGGTCGGGGCGGTGTACGAGCCGATCGTGAAGGCGACGCTGCTGTCGCCGTCCGAGCACATCGGCGCGATCATGGAGCTGTGCCAGGGGCGGCGCGGCGAGCTGCTCGGCATGGACTACCTGTCGCCCGAGCGGGTCGAGATCCGCTACACGCTCCCGCTCGCCGAGATCATCTTCGACTTCTACGACCAGCTCAAGACGCGGACCCGCGGGTACGCGTCGCTGGACTACGAGCCCACCGACGAGCGGGAGTCCGACCTGGTGAAGGTCGACATCCTGCTGCAGGGCGAGTCGGTGGACGCCTTCAGCCAGATCGTCCACCGGGAAAAGTCCCGCGAGTACGGGCTGATGATGACCGCGAAGCTCAAGGAGCTCATCCCGCGGCAGCAGTACGAGGTGCCGATCCAGGCCGCGGTGGGCGCCCGCATCATCGCCCGGGAGAACATCCGCGCCATCCGCAAGGACGTCCTCGCCAAGTGCTACGGCGGCGACATCTCCCGTAAGCGCAAGCTGCTGGAGAAGCAGAAGGAGGGCAAGAAGCGGATGAAGACCATCGGGCGGGTGGACGTCCCGCAGGAGGCCTTCGTCGCGGCGCTGTCCACCAGCGGCGGGGGCGAATCCGCCGAAAAGGGCAAGAAGTAG
- a CDS encoding DUF4870 domain-containing protein, translated as MAYGPPPSQGQGQPGQAPWQQPGNLWQQGTQQPPGAPPPGPQPNPGQPPRTRPLPGHYGPVADDERTWSLMAYVGQFLVGVIAPAVVYLGRPRSAFTRRHAAQGLNMALAALAVWIVGGLLSMFVDVLIWAPLAYTAVVMFFLVYAGRAANRGEFRRVPAVVAWPLIKK; from the coding sequence ATGGCCTACGGGCCTCCCCCCTCGCAGGGCCAGGGACAGCCCGGGCAGGCACCCTGGCAGCAGCCCGGCAACCTCTGGCAGCAGGGCACGCAACAGCCGCCGGGCGCACCGCCGCCCGGCCCGCAGCCGAATCCCGGGCAGCCCCCGCGGACCCGGCCGCTGCCCGGCCACTACGGCCCGGTCGCCGACGACGAGCGGACCTGGTCGCTGATGGCCTACGTCGGGCAGTTCCTCGTCGGCGTGATCGCGCCCGCGGTCGTCTACCTGGGCAGGCCGCGCTCGGCGTTCACCCGGCGGCACGCCGCGCAGGGGCTCAACATGGCCTTGGCCGCGCTCGCCGTCTGGATCGTCGGCGGGCTGCTGTCGATGTTCGTCGACGTGCTCATCTGGGCGCCGCTGGCCTACACCGCGGTCGTGATGTTCTTCCTGGTGTACGCCGGGCGGGCCGCCAACCGCGGCGAGTTCCGGCGCGTGCCGGCCGTGGTGGCCTGGCCCCTGATCAAGAAGTAG